TCCGCGTACCTCGCCCGGCCTCCGCGTCACCGGGTGGGCCCGCCGAGGCCAGAGCCTCTTGATGAACAGGTCCAGCACGATCATGGTCGCCGTCGCGGTGACCATCATTGTGGGATTGCCGCTCATGGCCATGGTGGCTCCGCTGCCGCATGACCCGCTGCGTCCGGATACCGACGCAATCGGTATTGCACCCAACGGGACCCATTGGTTCGGAACTGATGGAAACGGGATGGACATTTTCTCCCGTACCATCGAGGCCGCGAAGCTGGACCTTCCCGTTGCCCTCGCCGCCACGGCACTCTCGCTGGTGGTTGGCGTCCCTTTGGGCCTGTTCGCAACAAGCGGCAAGCTCGGCGATGCCATCATGCGGGTCATTGACGCATTTGCAGCGCTTCCGATCATCGTGATCGCTGTAGTCTCCATCAAGCTGATGGGTGGTGGGGCAACGGACGTGGTCCTTGCGATCGCCATCGTGGCCGCGCCCAGGTTTGTGCGCCTTTCCCGCGCTGCGGCCCTGGCGCTTCGCTCCGCGCGCTACGTGGAGGCTGCGGCGGCGATTGGTTGTTCACCCATCCGCATCGCCTTCAACCACGTCTTCCGCAACGCTTACGGCGTGGTTTTAGTGCAAGCAACGCTTACCGCAGCCAATGCGCTCGGAACCATTGCTGCACTGAACTTCCTTGGCGTAGGCGTGAAGCCTCCTACACCTACGTGGGGGGCAATGATCAACGACGGCGTCAGCATGCTGATTCGTGGGGAATGGTGGGCTGCTGCCTTTCCCACGCTTGCCATGCTCCTGGCGATTGGTTCCCTGAACGTGATCGCCGGGGGAATCGAAACCAAGATCGAGCGAGTGGAAAGGGCACGATGATGACAGGACTTCACGTACAGGACCTCGTCACCGAGTTCCACTCCCGCGGAGGTGTAACGCGGGCCCTGCACGGTATCTCCTTCGATGTCGGCGCCAACGAAGTCGTGGGCATCGTGGGCGAGTCGGGATCAGGGAAGTCCACTGTGGTGCGCTCGGTGATCAAGCTGCTGATGCCTCCCGGGCGTGTCATGGAAGGTACTGCCGAATTCCACGGCCAGGATCTGATCCGTTTGCCGGAGCGGCAAATCCGCCATATCCGTGGCAAAGAGATCGGCTTCGTGGCGCAGAACCCCTTCAGCGCATTGAACCCGGTGGTCCGCATCGAGAAGCAGTTCGCCAACATCGCCAAAGCGCACGGGCTTAGGGCGGACGCCGAATTACGTGGCCGGGCGCTCGACTTATTGGCCTCCTCCGGTGTCAACCAACCCGAACGTGTAATGCGTGGCTATGCGCACGAACTCAGCGGCGGAATGGCACAGCGCGTCGTCATCGCCATGGCGCTGTACCTCAACCCACGGTTGGTTATTGCGGATGAACCGACCACGGCCCTGGACCTCACCGTGCAGCGCCAGGTACTGGACACGCTCACCCGGTTGACGAAGGGGAGTGGCCGGTCGATGTTGATCGTCACCCATGACCTTGGAGTGGTGGCCAACTACTGCGATCGCGTCCTGGTGATGTACCGCGGCCGGATTGTTGAACATGGGCCCGTGTCCGAGGTTTTTGTCCGCCCAAAGGATCCCTACACCGTGTCCTTGCTCGACTCCGTGGTGCAGCCGAAAGCCGCTGTGCCCCGCAAGGTAGAGCCGGAAGCCGAGACGCCTGCCGGTATGCAGCCCAAGACTTCCGACAAAACGAATCCCACCGTTCTCTCTCCATCCAGGAGCGCCTAACCATGCCCATCATCGAACTGAAGGATGTCAGGAAAACGTTCCGAAGCCCGCAGGGGCAACTCGTCACTGCGGTGGACGGAGTCTCACTTGCCGTGGAACGGGGCGAAACCTTGGGAATCATTGGGGAGAGTGGTTCCGGCAAGTCCACGCTGGGCCGCCTTATTCTCAGGCTCATTGAAGCTGATTCGGGCACGATCCTCCTGGAAGGCGAGGACATCCGGGACTTGTCGAAAGCACAGCTGCGGAAACGACGCCGGCGCTGGCAGATTGTGTTCCAGGAGCCTTTCGCGTCGCTGAACCCGCGTTTGACGATCCGCCAGATCGTCGAAGAGCCGCTGATCGTTGCGAAGACATATGGCTCCCGGGCTGAACGTCTGCGCCGCGTCACGGAAACGCTCGAAGAGGTGGGGTTGTCGCCGGACTTCCTGGGCAGGCGTCCCGCAAACCTCAGTGGTGGGCAACAGCAACGCGTGGGCATCGCCCGCTGCCTCGTGACTGACCCGACGCTGGTGGTCCTGGATGAACCGACGTCCTCGCTGGACCTGACGATCCGGGCATCCATCCTGCGCATGCTGGCCAAGCTACAGGTGGCCAGGGGGCTGACCTACGTCTTCGTTTCCCACGACATCGACACAGTCCGTCACTTTTGTACCAGCGTGGCTGTCATGCATCGCGGACGGTTCGTAGAAACGGGTTCCACGGATGACGTTCTTTCCAATCCCCAGGAGCCTTACACCCAGGCCCTGATGTCGGCGGCGATGCCTCCCATTCCGTACACCCCAGGAGCCAAGGAGGCCATGGCATGATCCGCTACATCCTCTCCCGTATTGCTATTGCGCTTCTGCTCCTGTTGGGGCTCATTACGCTGAGCTTTGGCTTGGTTTCCCTGCTCCCCGGTAATCCGGCTGTGGCGCTTTTGGGCGAGTACGCGACTGAAGCGGATATCGCCCGGATCAATAGCCAGCTTGGTCTGGACAAGCCTTTTTGGGAACGCTACTTCGATTACATCGGCCGGACGCTGAACGGGGATCTGGGAAATTCGTTCTTCACGGGAAGCTCCGTTTCCAGCGAGATCTGGACGCGGTTGCCCAACACGCTTGTCTATCTTGTGCCAGGGCTGATTCTGGCCCTGCTCATTGGAATGGGAATGGGCACCCTTGCGGCGTACCGATACGGCCGCGCAGCAGACAAGGCATTCACTGCAGGGGTCTCTGTCCTCATGGCCATGCCGGAGTTTGTCCTGGCGCTCCTTCTCCTCTTTATCTTCTATCAGCAACTCCATCTGGCCCCCGCACCCTTGGGCATGCTGTCCAGCTCCGATATCCCTCCACCTAAAGTCACGGGATCCCTGGCGCTGGATGCGATGCTCGCCGGGCAGTGGGGGACGATGCAGTCCATCCTCAGCAGGGCAGTGCTACCGATCATTACCATGGGCTTGTTTTTTGCGGCTCCCTTTGGAAAGACCGTCAGGACCGGTCTACTCCAAGTGCTTAACTCACCGCAGATCGAATTTGCGAGGGCATGCGGATTGAGGCCGCTACAGGTATTCCGCTACGCCCTCAGCGACGTGAGGGGAGCCTTGATGACCTACATGGTGCTGTTGTTCGCGGCCGCATTGAGCGGTGCGGCAATTGTGGAAAGTGTCTTCTCCTGGCCAGGCGTTGGTGGCTGGTCATTGGACGGGGTGCTTAAGGGCGATGTACCCGTCATCCAGGGGTTCGTGCTGATCATGGGTGCCACGAGCCTCCTTGGCTACGTGCTGTTGGACACCCTCATTACGCTGCTGGATCCCAGGACGCGCAACAACGTCATCAGTGGGGTAAAGCGTACCTCGAAGCTGGGTCCTGCCGCAGAGCCGGCTGTAGAGCCTGCCGTGCAGCAGGGCTAGCAGCCCGAAGAAAGTCCTTGACAAACCCTCCAGATTCAATAGATTGAAGATATGTTCACTTCATTGCATGCAGACAAGTTGACGGTCCTCGGCGGAAACATCCCGCTCGACGGCCGCGTGAGCTGGGTTCCGCAAGGTGCAACTGGCTTCCAGCCGTCGAACGCCTACCTCTTGACCGAAGGAACCTCCAACCTTCTGGTTGATTCAGGTTTGGCTGTCCACAGCGAGGAGATCCTTGACGACCTGGCGGAGCTCATTGGTGAAGGCGGGGGAGTATCCATCTTCTTCACCCGAAGCGAGATGGACTGTGTGTCCAACCTCGAACCGATCGCCGGGCGATTCGACATCGAGCGGCTCTTCACTGGCGGGGTGATCAACCCCTTCGACGCGTTCGATGACCTGAGCAGGATGGCACTGCGGGGGAGGCGCCACCAAATCGACGCGCACAGGACCGAAGAGGGTGACTCCCTGGCCAGGGCTGCCGAGATCGAGATAGCACCCGGTCGCGTGCTCCAGGTGGAATCGCCCCTTCTGCGCCTCCTTCCCACCTTCTGGGGCTGGGACAAGGAAACGGGCACGCTGTTCACCTCGGATACCTTCACGCATGGCGTGATGGACCGGCCCGACGGACAGCGCATTATCGACTCCACAGTGGAGGACACCACCACGGTGGAACAGGTGGCCGGGCACTTGTATGCGAAGTACGAGTGGATCCCGCGCTCTACGTGCGAGCCCCTGAGGGAATGGCTCCAGGACAAGTTCGACACCTTGGACCCAGAGATCATCGCACCTTCCCGCGGCTGCGTTCTCAAGGGACGCGACGTCGTACGGCGGCACCTCGGTTTCATGCTCGACGCGCTCACCCCGCAGTTGGTTTAGGAGAGAATCATGGAAGAACAACTCGTAGAAACGATGAGCAGCGACCTCCCACGCAGCGTCGCGAAGGGCGTCACGTGGATGAGTTCCTGCCTCCCGTTCCACCTGGCCGACCGCGTGATCCACGGCCATAACTCCACCTACCTGGTCCAGGGTGAACACTCGTCCATCCTGGTCGATACCGGTAACCCGTCCAGCTGGCCGATCATTTCAAGCACTCTGGATGAGCTGCTGGATGGACGCGAGCTGACCTACGTCTTCCCCACGCACCCTGAGCTTCCGCACACCGGAAACCTGCCAAGGCTCGTGGAGAAGTATCCGAACATCCAGGTGGTGGGCGACACCCGCGACTACCACTTGTTTTACCCTCAGATCGTTCCGAATCTCCACGCAAAGGTGCCCGGGGACAAGGTGGATCTTGGTGGGCAGGAGTTTGTGGTGGTGGAAGCCCTCATCCGGGACTTGCCCAACACCCAATGGGGATTCGCGCCTGGAGCCGGCGTGCTCTTCACCGCCGACGGCTTCTGTTACATGCACCGGCCCGAACTCGACGACGAAGACCCGGTACACCTCCCGGGCGAATGCGGTTTGACCACCGGCGAACTGCAGGTTCCCATCGCCGTCGAGAACGCGGCCTTCTTCACCGGAAGTGCCCTCTATTGGGCACGCTTCGCAAACGACGCAGACGCAGTATATGACCGCGTCCTTCACCTTATTGATGAACTCGGCGTCACATCCGTGGCCCCAACCCACGGCAATTTCATTAGCAACATCCGCGACGTGGAGCCCATCATCCGGGCCGGCCACAAGCGGGCATACCGCTACGAGACTGCACAGCCGTAGCTTTCCCCCAATAAACGGAGCCACCTTCATGAAAAGTCTGCGTTTGCTCACCGGAGGCGCTGCAATAGCCCTCACCACAACCCTTGTTGCCTGCGGGGGTCCAGCCCCACAATCTACAGCTACCAAATCCATCGAAAGCGTTGTTGTTGCTGTGGGCGCACTGCCTGACAGCCTGACGCCGGCGCCTTGGGGAGGCAGCGCCTCGCACGTAGTGCTCAGTGGGCTCGGCTCGCAACTCCTCGAATACAAAGTTGGAACAAATGACGGCAAGTCGTGCCCAGCGCCGTCCACAGAGGTGTCCGGCCGCTTGGCCGAAAGCGCCAAACCAAGCCCGGACGGAACGGGCGTGATTGTCACTCTTCGCAAGCTCACCAGTCAGTTTGGCAACACATTGTCGGCCGAGGACGTCCGATGGAGCTTCGATATCGGCATGAAGCGTCAGCCGGTTATGAAGGGGACGCTGAAGAGCAGCGGCTTCAACGTTGACAACCTGGTCAAGGTGATAGACGAGCACACTTTGCAACTGAACACCACCGGAATTACCTCCTACACAGAAGAATCATTGCAAAACAACCTCTTCTACATCCACGACAGCACCGAGGCAAAGAAGCATGCCACGGCGGATGACCCCACCGCCAACGCCTGGCTTTCCAAGAACCTCGCCGACTACAGCGGCTGGAAGCTGGAAGAGTTTACTCCCGGCGCTTCCCTGACGGTGACGGCGGATCCTCAGTGGGAGGGCACTCGCGGCACGGTTAAGCGCGTGTCCGTCAAGGCTGTCCAGAGCACCGCTACCCGCAGCCAGCTGGTGGAAACCGGCGAAGTCCAGGTGGCCAATGGCTTTGAATACGACCAGTACAAGTCACTGGAGAAGTCTCCTGGCGTGACTGTCCTGAACTGCCCGAGCCAGACCCGCGACACCATGATGATCAACACGAAGACCGGTCCACTTGCCGATCCCAAGGTTCGGCACGCAGTCTCCATGGCCATCGACCGCGAGGCGCTGATCAAGGGTGCGTACGCTGGCTTCGGTGAACCCGCAGGTTCGATCTTCCCCAATGTCGATGACTCTGCGATCTACAAGTTCAACAAGGACGAGGCCAAGAAGCTGCTCAACGAGGCCGGATATGGCAGTGGTTTCCCGATGACCCTTAGCTACAGCGTTACGCGTCCGGGGCCCGTAGCCGCCAAGTCGGCGGTCCTGATCCAGTCCATGCTCAAGGAAGTCGGCATCGACGTCCAGCTGCAGAATGTGGCCAGCTCCACCGACTTCTCCACCGCGCTGATCGACGGCCGCTACCAGGCGGTGCTGTACTCGGAGCCGATCGTCATTGCCGATCCCGCCTTCTACAGCTACGCGTTCTACGGCACGGGCGCTCCCAGCAACAGTACCGGGTGGTCCAACCCCGAATTCGATAAGGCACGCAGCGAACTCGCGGCCACACCGGACCAGGAAACGGACAAGCGCAATGCCCTTCTCAAGAAGATGGCCGGGCTGGTGGACGAGGGCGCAGCCATTCTGTCGCTCGTTGAAACCAGGGGAGTGCTGGTCACCAGGGACGGCCTCTCGGGTGCGGTTCCACTGACCAATGGCCAGATCCACTTCAATTCCCTCGGCCGCTAGGCCGCCAGTAACCACGCGTGATGCCGGCCGGTCGCCCTCGAAACCCGGCCGGCATCACTTCACAGAAGGAAGACTTCCGATGATTGAAATCTGCGGAAAGCAGGTCCGCGACACCCTGCAGGAGTTACTGGACCCAGCCACCACGGCCCTTGTCGTTATCGACATGCAGGAAGGAGCGGTGTACGCCGGCGGCGCCATCGGCGATTCCGGCCACGACCTAAGCATGATGCCCGCCGTCGCCAAGCGCTGCGGCAGGGCGATTGAGTCTGCGCGGAAGAACGGCGTGCCGATCTTCCACATTCGGGTCGAAAACCTTCCCGACGGCGCCAGCTCGCCTGCCGCTTGGCTGCGGGCTTTGTACACGGCTGCCAACGGGCGGCCGATCGATCTTGGCAGGCTCAGCCTCAGGGGTGATCCGGCCACGGAATTTTGCGCCGCGTGCATGCCCGAAGACGGCGAAGTCATCATCACAAAGCGCCGCCCCAGCGCATTCGTAGGCACGGAATTGGCGCTCCTGCTACGGAGCCAGGGCATCGAATCAGTCGCTTTGGTAGGCGTCTCTACGGGCGGTTGCGTCGAGGCAACGCTGCGGGACGCGGTTCATAACGACTTCTACGCAGTCCTGATCGAGGACGCCGTGGGCGCCTACGACACCGTGGTCCACGACGCTGCGCTGACTGTCATGAGGGCCCGCCACGATGTCTGCACGCTGGACCAGGCCATTGAGGTGTGGGATTCGGCCAGCGCCAGCGCCGGCTCCTGATTCGACTGACGAGAACCACAGAGAGGAGAAGCCGTTGAATCCACGCACAGCCCAACGGGCGGCGGTCACCGGCGCCCACAGCCTCATTGGAGACCGTGTTCATCGTTTGGGAGCAAATATCGTCCTGGATGAAAACGTCAGTTGGTGCCCTCCCGGCACCCGGACCACCCAGCCTGTCAATTGCTACCTCATTAAGGGAGACAACGGCTCGGTGCTGGTGGATACGGGTATCCGGCTTCATGAGGCCGACATCATCCGGCAGTTGGACTCACTCCTGGAACAGGGGGAACCGCTCGTTGTGGTGCTGACACGAACGGAAATGGAGTGTTGCCTGAACCTTCCGGCCATCGAAGCACGGTTCAACGTCGAATCGGTCTGGTACACCGGCGGAATTACGGTGCCGAGGATGGCTGCCTCACCGCAGCGCATCATGGTCAATCCTGGAACGTCGCGTGAAGTGGAGGTTATGGACGGCCTGACCTTGGAGTTCGTATCGCCGTTGATGCGGCTGCTGCCAACACTGTGGATCTTCGATCCAGTCTCCAAGGTGCTCCTGACCTCGGACGCATTCACCCATCGCTACCCAGGCAGCTCCACTGCCGCGGCGGGACTGCAAAAATTCCAGTGGTTTGGCCGGGCTGATACGCGCGGCATCGCAAGGGATGTTGAAGAAACAGTCCTCCGGCGGGAGGTTGAGGCAATCGGACCCGGGTACGGCGAGCCAATCGTTGGCGTGGGCGAATCTGCTGCCGAGGCCGCCGCCCTGGCCGAGGCCATCAGGAAGGTGGGTATCCAGTGAGTGCCGAGGTTTCAGGCGGTGAGCCCGCCAACGGTCGCGTCATCGCAGAAGGTGTGCATTGGCTGGGCGGTTGCCTGTCCGCCAACGCCGAGGGACAGGAAGTCCACTACCACGTCTCGTCATACCTGGTGGTGGGCTCCGAAGCCTCGATCCTGGTGGACACGGGAGATCCCGCGCACAGGGATACGGTGCTGGCGGAACTGGAGAATGCGCTTGGAAGCCGATCGCTTGATTACGTGTTTCCAACGCATCCGGAAATCCCGCATGCTGGCAATCTTCCGGTTCTGCTGGAGCGTTATCCGTCGGCCGTCGTTGTGGGCGACGTTCGTGACTATGGGCTTCATTTCCCCGAGTATGCCGATCGTCTGCAAGCCAAGCGTGCTGGGGAGTCGGTTGACCTGGGGGACAGGGAGTTCCATTTCCTTCCGGCTTACATTCGTGACCTGGAAAACACTCTCTGGGGCTACGACTCCGGTGCGGGGATCATGTTCGTTTCCGATGGCTTTTCCTACATCCACGACATACCGGGACCGGATGAGGACGACGAACCCGTGCATCTGCCCGGGCAGTGCCGTTTGCTCTCCTCTGAGATGCCGGAACCGCCGTCCGTGGAACAGGCGGCGTATGGCACGGGCCGTGCCCTCTACTGGACCAAATTCGTTGATGTCGGCAGTGCGTTCCGAAGCATCGAGGAATCCTTGGAAAACTACCCAGCCAGGTTGATAGGGCCTGCCCACGGAAACGTCATTGACGACGTCCAGGGCATGCTCAAGACATCACTGGCTGCCCACCGCAAGGTTTACGAAGGGCGGCGGGTCTGAATGAACTCCCGTCACCATGAACAGCAAGGAGCGAGTCAATGCGGGACCTGATTGGATATGGGGAGAATCCCCCGATTGTCACCTGGCCCCACGGCGCCAAGGTTGCCGTCTCCTTGGTGCTGAACTACGAGGAAGGCGCTGAAAGTTCGATCGAAGCCGGCGATGAGCGGGACGAGGATGTTTCGATCTTTGGCGGGTGGTCCGCTGATCCCACGCGGCGCAGCCTCATGAAGGAGTCCTTCTTCGAATACGGCAGCCGCGTTGGCATCTGGCGGTACCTGGGCCTGTTGCGGGAGTACAACGTTCCAGCAACCGTCATGGCTTGCGGGGCTGCCCTTGAACGGAATCCGGATGCGGCCGTTGCTATTGTCCGGGACGGTCATGAGATCTGCGCACACGGCTACAAGTGGCGCGGAACCGTGGGTATGGAACCCGAGGAAGAACGGCAGGAAATCCGGAAGTCGTTGGCCGCCGTCGAGGCCGTGTCCGGAGTGCGGCCGGTGGGCTGGTATGTCCGCGAGGGCATCACCGAGAACACGCGAACCATCCTGGCCGAGGAAGGCGTTCTTTACGATTCCAATTCCTATGCAGACGATCTTCCCTACTATGTGAAGGCCGGCACGCACAATCACCTGGTGGTGCCATATTCGGGTGACACGAACGATGCCCGCTTTTGGGGCAACGGTAGCCTCGGCACTGCGGAGGACTTCTTCAACGTGTTGAAGGACTCACTGGACTGCCTGCTGATTGAGGGCGAAACGGTTCCCAAGATGATGTCTGTCGGGCTGCATTTGAGGATCGGCGGCCGGCCCAGCGTTGCCTACGGCGTGCGCC
This window of the Arthrobacter sp. StoSoilB5 genome carries:
- a CDS encoding MBL fold metallo-hydrolase — protein: MSAEVSGGEPANGRVIAEGVHWLGGCLSANAEGQEVHYHVSSYLVVGSEASILVDTGDPAHRDTVLAELENALGSRSLDYVFPTHPEIPHAGNLPVLLERYPSAVVVGDVRDYGLHFPEYADRLQAKRAGESVDLGDREFHFLPAYIRDLENTLWGYDSGAGIMFVSDGFSYIHDIPGPDEDDEPVHLPGQCRLLSSEMPEPPSVEQAAYGTGRALYWTKFVDVGSAFRSIEESLENYPARLIGPAHGNVIDDVQGMLKTSLAAHRKVYEGRRV
- a CDS encoding MBL fold metallo-hydrolase; the encoded protein is MNPRTAQRAAVTGAHSLIGDRVHRLGANIVLDENVSWCPPGTRTTQPVNCYLIKGDNGSVLVDTGIRLHEADIIRQLDSLLEQGEPLVVVLTRTEMECCLNLPAIEARFNVESVWYTGGITVPRMAASPQRIMVNPGTSREVEVMDGLTLEFVSPLMRLLPTLWIFDPVSKVLLTSDAFTHRYPGSSTAAAGLQKFQWFGRADTRGIARDVEETVLRREVEAIGPGYGEPIVGVGESAAEAAALAEAIRKVGIQ
- a CDS encoding ATP-binding cassette domain-containing protein → MPIIELKDVRKTFRSPQGQLVTAVDGVSLAVERGETLGIIGESGSGKSTLGRLILRLIEADSGTILLEGEDIRDLSKAQLRKRRRRWQIVFQEPFASLNPRLTIRQIVEEPLIVAKTYGSRAERLRRVTETLEEVGLSPDFLGRRPANLSGGQQQRVGIARCLVTDPTLVVLDEPTSSLDLTIRASILRMLAKLQVARGLTYVFVSHDIDTVRHFCTSVAVMHRGRFVETGSTDDVLSNPQEPYTQALMSAAMPPIPYTPGAKEAMA
- a CDS encoding MBL fold metallo-hydrolase, with amino-acid sequence MEEQLVETMSSDLPRSVAKGVTWMSSCLPFHLADRVIHGHNSTYLVQGEHSSILVDTGNPSSWPIISSTLDELLDGRELTYVFPTHPELPHTGNLPRLVEKYPNIQVVGDTRDYHLFYPQIVPNLHAKVPGDKVDLGGQEFVVVEALIRDLPNTQWGFAPGAGVLFTADGFCYMHRPELDDEDPVHLPGECGLTTGELQVPIAVENAAFFTGSALYWARFANDADAVYDRVLHLIDELGVTSVAPTHGNFISNIRDVEPIIRAGHKRAYRYETAQP
- a CDS encoding ABC transporter permease yields the protein MIRYILSRIAIALLLLLGLITLSFGLVSLLPGNPAVALLGEYATEADIARINSQLGLDKPFWERYFDYIGRTLNGDLGNSFFTGSSVSSEIWTRLPNTLVYLVPGLILALLIGMGMGTLAAYRYGRAADKAFTAGVSVLMAMPEFVLALLLLFIFYQQLHLAPAPLGMLSSSDIPPPKVTGSLALDAMLAGQWGTMQSILSRAVLPIITMGLFFAAPFGKTVRTGLLQVLNSPQIEFARACGLRPLQVFRYALSDVRGALMTYMVLLFAAALSGAAIVESVFSWPGVGGWSLDGVLKGDVPVIQGFVLIMGATSLLGYVLLDTLITLLDPRTRNNVISGVKRTSKLGPAAEPAVEPAVQQG
- a CDS encoding ABC transporter permease; this encodes MSIQGLPRTSPGLRVTGWARRGQSLLMNRSSTIMVAVAVTIIVGLPLMAMVAPLPHDPLRPDTDAIGIAPNGTHWFGTDGNGMDIFSRTIEAAKLDLPVALAATALSLVVGVPLGLFATSGKLGDAIMRVIDAFAALPIIVIAVVSIKLMGGGATDVVLAIAIVAAPRFVRLSRAAALALRSARYVEAAAAIGCSPIRIAFNHVFRNAYGVVLVQATLTAANALGTIAALNFLGVGVKPPTPTWGAMINDGVSMLIRGEWWAAAFPTLAMLLAIGSLNVIAGGIETKIERVERAR
- a CDS encoding ABC transporter substrate-binding protein; amino-acid sequence: MKSLRLLTGGAAIALTTTLVACGGPAPQSTATKSIESVVVAVGALPDSLTPAPWGGSASHVVLSGLGSQLLEYKVGTNDGKSCPAPSTEVSGRLAESAKPSPDGTGVIVTLRKLTSQFGNTLSAEDVRWSFDIGMKRQPVMKGTLKSSGFNVDNLVKVIDEHTLQLNTTGITSYTEESLQNNLFYIHDSTEAKKHATADDPTANAWLSKNLADYSGWKLEEFTPGASLTVTADPQWEGTRGTVKRVSVKAVQSTATRSQLVETGEVQVANGFEYDQYKSLEKSPGVTVLNCPSQTRDTMMINTKTGPLADPKVRHAVSMAIDREALIKGAYAGFGEPAGSIFPNVDDSAIYKFNKDEAKKLLNEAGYGSGFPMTLSYSVTRPGPVAAKSAVLIQSMLKEVGIDVQLQNVASSTDFSTALIDGRYQAVLYSEPIVIADPAFYSYAFYGTGAPSNSTGWSNPEFDKARSELAATPDQETDKRNALLKKMAGLVDEGAAILSLVETRGVLVTRDGLSGAVPLTNGQIHFNSLGR
- a CDS encoding polysaccharide deacetylase family protein; translation: MRDLIGYGENPPIVTWPHGAKVAVSLVLNYEEGAESSIEAGDERDEDVSIFGGWSADPTRRSLMKESFFEYGSRVGIWRYLGLLREYNVPATVMACGAALERNPDAAVAIVRDGHEICAHGYKWRGTVGMEPEEERQEIRKSLAAVEAVSGVRPVGWYVREGITENTRTILAEEGVLYDSNSYADDLPYYVKAGTHNHLVVPYSGDTNDARFWGNGSLGTAEDFFNVLKDSLDCLLIEGETVPKMMSVGLHLRIGGRPSVAYGVRRFLEYALAKEGVWFATREEIARWWMEHPPVEANATPVGAAFEGAA
- a CDS encoding isochorismatase family cysteine hydrolase, which translates into the protein MIEICGKQVRDTLQELLDPATTALVVIDMQEGAVYAGGAIGDSGHDLSMMPAVAKRCGRAIESARKNGVPIFHIRVENLPDGASSPAAWLRALYTAANGRPIDLGRLSLRGDPATEFCAACMPEDGEVIITKRRPSAFVGTELALLLRSQGIESVALVGVSTGGCVEATLRDAVHNDFYAVLIEDAVGAYDTVVHDAALTVMRARHDVCTLDQAIEVWDSASASAGS
- a CDS encoding ABC transporter ATP-binding protein, with the protein product MMTGLHVQDLVTEFHSRGGVTRALHGISFDVGANEVVGIVGESGSGKSTVVRSVIKLLMPPGRVMEGTAEFHGQDLIRLPERQIRHIRGKEIGFVAQNPFSALNPVVRIEKQFANIAKAHGLRADAELRGRALDLLASSGVNQPERVMRGYAHELSGGMAQRVVIAMALYLNPRLVIADEPTTALDLTVQRQVLDTLTRLTKGSGRSMLIVTHDLGVVANYCDRVLVMYRGRIVEHGPVSEVFVRPKDPYTVSLLDSVVQPKAAVPRKVEPEAETPAGMQPKTSDKTNPTVLSPSRSA